The Shewanella pealeana ATCC 700345 genome contains the following window.
TTAATCGTGCAAGTCAGCATTTAGGCGATAAGGATGCCATGGTCGGCACCGTTGCTTGGTGTACTGGTGGTGCCCAAGATTATATCGACGTTGCAGCAAGTATGGGACTCGATGCATTTATCAGTGGAGAGGTCTCTGAACGTACCTACCATTGTGCGGTAGAGCAGGGCATTCAGTATTACGCCGCAGGCCATCACGCCACAGAGCTTTATGGTATTCAGGCATTAGGTGAGCATTTAGCCGATAAGTTTGGTGTAAAACATCATTTTGTCGATGTAGTAAATCCAGTTTAATCGCTCGTCTCAGCTCATAAAAAAAGCCGCTTATCGAAGCGGCTTTTTTTGTTTGAGTGTCTTGTCCTGAAATGTGTTTACACATTTAGGACTTTATAATGACTACACCAATACCAGCCCGCGTTAAGCGAACACAGCGAGATTATTCGTTAGGCTTTAAATTACAAGTTGTAGCTGCCGTAGAAAAAGGCGATATGACTTATAAACAAGCTCAAACAACCTATGGCATCCAAGGTCGCTCCACGGTACTTACTTGGCTTAGAAAGCACGGTAAGATGGACTGGACTCAACCAGTGAGAATGACTATGCCAAAAACAACTAAAGCTAAAGAAACCCCAGCTCAAAAGATTAAGCGCCTTGAAAAAGAGCTGGAAGATGAGCACTTACGTAATCTATTACTCAATGAAGCCGTTGATATTATTGATGCAGAATATGGAGCTGGCCTTAGAAAAAAGTACTTAGCCAGGGAGCGAGAAGTCTTCAAAAACAGAAAGTAACGAGCTTAAATCGCGCTTGTAAGCTTCTGGGTATAACAAGACAAGCTATCTATCAAAGAGAACGAAGAGCGAATTGTAGAGCAATGGAGTTAGCCCCTGTAAGAGCGATGATACTAGATATCCGTCGGTTTATGCCTCGGATTGGTGGCAAGAAACTCTACTTTTTACTTAAACCTAAGTTCATCGAGAAAGGGATTAAACTTGGGCGCGATAACTTCTTTAGTTACTTGAAAAGTGAAGGCTTGTTAGTCAAACCTAAGCGTAATTATACCAAGACGACTAACAGTAAACATTGGATGAAGAAACATCCAAATTTACTGAAAGAGTTAGTGCCAACAGCACCTGAAGAGGTGTTTGTTAGTGATATAACATATGTGCAATCAGAGCAAGGCATACATTATCTATCATTGGTAACTGACGCGTTCAGTCGTAAAATAATGGGATATGAATTAAGTAATGAAATGAAAGCTACAGACGTAGTCAAAGCGTTAGAAATGACGATAAGTAATCGGCAGTATCAACATCGAGCAGTGCATCACTCAGACAGAGGGTTACAGTATTGCTCTGCCGTTTATCAGTTAGCGTTGCAAAGAAGTGACATCCGCGCATCAATGACCGATGGATATGACTGCTACCAAAACGCACTAGCAGAACGTATAAATGGGATATTAAAGCAAGAGTTTCTATTATCTCCTTGCTGCAACCTTAATGAGTTAAAGCAACTCGTTGAGGAGTCAATTTTTATATACAATGAGCTGAGACCGCACTTAAGCTTGGGTATGAAAACACCTAATCAAGTGCATAAAAAAGACCAGCAGCAGAAGCTACTGGTCTAGTAAAAACCGTCAACCTATTTCAGGACGGGACAGAGCGTTTAATACCAATCAGTATAAATAAAAAAGTTTATTTTACTTTCATACCAGGCT
Protein-coding sequences here:
- a CDS encoding IS3-like element ISSpe1 family transposase (programmed frameshift); its protein translation is MTTPIPARVKRTQRDYSLGFKLQVVAAVEKGDMTYKQAQTTYGIQGRSTVLTWLRKHGKMDWTQPVRMTMPKTTKAKETPAQKIKRLEKELEDEHLRNLLLNEAVDIIDAEYGAGLRKKLLSQGARSLQKQKVTSLNRACKLLGITRQAIYQRERRANCRAMELAPVRAMILDIRRFMPRIGGKKLYFLLKPKFIEKGIKLGRDNFFSYLKSEGLLVKPKRNYTKTTNSKHWMKKHPNLLKELVPTAPEEVFVSDITYVQSEQGIHYLSLVTDAFSRKIMGYELSNEMKATDVVKALEMTISNRQYQHRAVHHSDRGLQYCSAVYQLALQRSDIRASMTDGYDCYQNALAERINGILKQEFLLSPCCNLNELKQLVEESIFIYNELRPHLSLGMKTPNQVHKKDQQQKLLV